One genomic segment of Panicum virgatum strain AP13 chromosome 2N, P.virgatum_v5, whole genome shotgun sequence includes these proteins:
- the LOC120659368 gene encoding phosphatidylglycerol/phosphatidylinositol transfer protein-like, with product MASKQSLLVLAAVAACLLLLPAASVATDVDYCSRGKKYPVKVSGVEIVPDPVQPGKPATFKISASTDKTIQKGKLVIDVKYFFFYVHSETRDICGETTCPATGSFMLSHEQTLPSFTPPGSYTITMKIVGDDNEELSCISFGFSIGFLASS from the exons ATGGCGAGCAAGCAGagcctcctcgtcctcgccgccgtcgccgcctgcctcctcctcctccccgccgcctcgGTCGCCACCGACGTCGACTACTGCA GTAGGGGCAAGAAGTACCCGGTGAAGGTGAGCGGGGTGGAGATCGTGCCCGATCCGGTCCAGCCCGGCAAGCCGGCCACCTTCAAGATCTCCGCTTCCACTG ATAAAACCATCCAGAAGGGGAAGCTGGTAATTGATGTTAAGTATTTCTTCTTCTACGTGCACTCGGAAACTCGCGACATCTGCGGAGAGACTACCTGTCCAGCAACTGGTAGCTTCATGCTCTCTCATGAGCAGACACTACCAAGCTTCACTCCACCG GGTTCTTACACCATCACCATGAAGATAGTTGGGGACGACAATGAGGAACTGAGCTGCATCTCGTTCGGGTTCAGCATCGGGTTCCTTGCCTCCAGCTGA